In Nocardia sp. NBC_00403, the DNA window GACCGTGACCGGTTCCGGCTCGAGCCGGATCCCGAATCGCTCGGCGACACCGTCGCGGACCGTCCTGGCCAGCGCGACCAAATCCGCGGCCGTCGCGTCACCACGGTTGGTCAGCGCCAACGTGTGTTTCGTGGACAGCCGAGCCGGGGCCGCCTGCCCGGGAAAGCCCTTGGCGAAACCGGCCCGCTCGATGAGCCAGCCCGCGGAGAATTTGACCCCGTCCGGCGCCGGATAGGTCGGGATCGTGACATCTCCCACATGTGCGGTGATCGCGGCCCGCACCTCGCCCACCCCGGCCTCCGGAACGACCGGGTTGGTGAAGAAGGACCCCGCGCTCCAAGTGTCGTGATCGCCGGGGTCGAGCACCATGCCCTTGCCCGCCCGTAGGCCGAGCACCGCCGCCCGCACCTGTGCCGCCGGTCTGGATTCGCCGTTGGTCGCGCCGAGCGCGTTCGCCAGCTCGCCATAGCGCAGCGGTGCGCTGGACCCGCTGGGATCGAGCGCGTAATCGACGGCGAGCACGACGGCGTCGTCACGGTGTTTGAGCACGCTGGTCCGGTATCCGAAACCGAGCTCGCCCGGCTCGACCCAGCGGATCTCGCCGGTAGCGCGATCGAGCAATCGCGCCCGGCGCAGCAGGCGCTCCACCTCGACGCCATACGCGCCGACATTCTGCACCGGGGTCGCGCCCGCCGATCCCGGAATGCCGGAAAGGCACTCCAGCCCGCCCAACCCGGCCGCTACCGTCGCCTCCACCACCGTGTCCCAGTTCGCACCCGCCTCGGCAATCACACCGTCCGCGCCGATCTCGACGCCCTCGGTCCGCACCAGGACGACGACACCGTCGAAGCCCTCGTCACCGATCAGCAGATTGGAGCCGCCGGCGAGCAGCAACATCGGTATTCCGGCCGCGTCCAGCGCGCGCACGGTCGCCACCAGCGACTCGGTCGTCACACACTCGGCCACCGTCGCGGGCCCGCCGACCCGCAGCGTGGTCAGTTCCGCAAGCCGCACCGATTCGCGCACCAGCGCACCGGTATCGGCCAGCAGTTCGCGCAGCTGATCCGACGACACCACCCGTGAAGTTCGCACAGCCAGACGGTAGCGTGTTCGAACATGGCTACACCCCTGGCGTACACGGCCCGCTATTCGCATCCGGTCGCGGCCGTGCGCGCGGCGATCGCTGACGAGCAGTATTGGAAGGACCGCATCGCCGAGGTGGGTGGGCCCAACGCCCGACTCGATTCGGTCGCCGTCAACGGTGATCAGGTCCACGTCGAGATGGTCCAGGCCATCGCCGCCGAGCTGCTGCCCGCCGCCATCACCGCGGTCCGCCCCGGCGATCTGATCATCCCACGCGCTGAGAATTGGTCCGGCGATACCGCGACCTTCGAGGCCCGCGTCGACGGCGCACCCGCCGAGGTCCGCGGCGCCATCTCCCTCGTTGCCGACGGCTCCGGCTCGGTCGCCACGGTCACCGGCAGCATCGAAGTGAAGATCCCGCTGTTCGGCGGGAAGATCGAAGCCGCGATCGCCGAGCGCCTCACCGAACTGTTCGCCTCCGAAGAGGAGTTCACCAACAACTGGCTCGCTCAGCGCTGAGTCCGCGCCCGACGCCGCACACCTTCTGAAATGTCAGGAGGTGTGCGTTCGTTCCGGGGCGTTAGCGCGGCGCCCAGCCGAGGAGCGCTGCCACCAATACCGGGACAGCAGTCCGGCCAGCAGCGCGCCGACCGCGTTGACGAGCACGTCGTCGACCGAGGAATGACGCCCTACCCCCAGCGCGAACTGCAGCATCTCGACGCCGCCCGACAGGATCGCGCCGACCATCAGCAGTCGCCACGGATCAGCGAACCAGGCCGAACGCACCGGAAGCAGAAACCCGAGCGCCGCAAAGACCAACAGGTTCCCGCCGAGCTGTTCGACAACCCGGTCGTCGGTGAGCTGATCGGCCAGGTCACGCAGCGGCACCAGGTTGACCGAGCGACCGGAACCGGCGGGCGTGAGAATCATCCACAGCCACGGCACCGTACCGACCACCATGCCCACATCGCAGAGCGCGGTGCGCCAGGAACCGCGCCGCCGCGCCAGCCACCACGCGACCGGGCTCGCCGCCGGAATCGCGGCCAGCGCCGCAACGACCACCCCACCCCATGTCTGCCATGTCCCGTTCACTTCGCAAGTCTGACCGAAAGATTTCGGTCTCGGCCGTGCGCGGGCGGCCACCAGCGCGAACTGGGTAATCTCCTGGTCCGACCGCGTGCGGATGGTCTTCACATTCACCGCCGAGCGATGGCGCGGCAATCGGTCCCGGTAACGTAATCGCTCATGGCTCGCCGACTGGACTATTCAGCCCGCTACCCGTTGCACACCACCAAAGAGCTGTATGCAGCGCTGTCGAACCGCGACTACTGGGAGGCGCGGGTCACGGAGATGCGGAAGTACTCGGAGAACGAAGTCGTGAGTCACGAGGTGAGCGACTCCGGGATCGAGATCATGCTGCACCACATCCTGCCGCGAGAGATGCTGCCGGAGATGGCGCAGGCGGTGATGCGCAAGGACATGGTGATCACCCGCAAGGAGAGCTACGGCCCGTTCAACGAGGAAGAAGTCGTCGGCAAATACTCCGCGTCCATCCCCGCGGGCCCCGGCAGCCTCGGCGGCGCCATCCGCGTGTTCCCCACCGACACCGGCTGCACCGCGCGGTTCTCCTCGGAGGCGAAGGTGTTCATTCCCATGGTTGGTCCGCGACTCGAGCAGCTGATGCTGGTGAACCTCGTCGACCTGTTCCGTGCCGAGGCCGAAGAGACCGTGCGGTGGCTGGAAGAGCAAAACCCGACCAGCTGACCAAACCGGTCGGCACCATCACCCGCGGCACCACCGGCGTCAACCGGCTGCGGCGCAGCGACCGCTGGCTGATCAACGACGAGCTGGTCCGTGCGCGCCTGCAGACCACGCCGGATCCGCTGGTCGTCGACCTCGGTTACGGTGCGAGCCCGTGGACCACGCTGGAGCTGGCGACCCGGGTGCGGACCGTCCGCGCCGACGTGCGCGTGATCGGTCTGGAGATCGATCCGGAACGGGTGGTACCCGGCCGCGACGGTGTCGGGTTCGCCCGCGGCGGCTTCGAATTGGCCGGGCTGCGGCCGGTCTTGGTGCGCGCGTTCAATGTGCTGCGGCAATATCCGGAATCGGCGGTTCCCGACGCGTGGGCGACCATCCTGTCCGGCGTCGCCCCCGACGGCCTGTTGGTCGACGGAACCTGCGATGAACTCGGCCGCCGCTGCGCGTGGGCACTGCTGGATCGCTCGGGACCGCTGTCGCTCACCCTGGCATGGGATCCGTTCACCGTCGAGCGCCCCTCCGACATCGCCGAGCGACTTCCGAAGGCGTTGATCCACCGCAACGTTCCCGGCGAACCGATCCATGCTCTGCTCACCGCCGCCGACCGCGCCTGGGCCCACGCCGCGCCACACGCGCCGTTCGGGCCACGGGTCCGCTGGCGGACCGCGGCGGAGTCGTTGCGGCAGGAAGGTTTTCCGGTGCGGACCTACCGCCGCCGCATGCGCGACTGTGTGCTCTCGGTGCCGTGGTCGGCCGTCGCGCCGAACAACGATCGCACATAGCCCGTCGCGGCCCCGACCGAGTCCAGCGCCGTCGCGACCGAGCCTGTTGCCGACGCGACCGGCAGCATCGAATGCGGCTCGAAGGGCTGACGCCACAGGCCGCCGTGCGCCGCGCCCACCGCGAACAGGCTCTCTGGATTCGCATCGTCCGGCGCGGCAGGCGGTGCCATCAGGTCGGCGACCAGTTTCGCAGCGAGAAGTGTTCGTGCCGTGGCGGGTTCGAATACTTCGACGCCGAATCGGTGCACGCCACGGTAGGCCGCCGCAAGCGAACGCTCGGCGCGCACCGCACTCGTCGAGGCCGGTGGCGCGACGGTGTAGGACACCGTGCGCCCCGCGGTGTGCGCGAGCACCGCGCGCCAGCGCAGGATGCGGTGCGCCAGAGCATGATTCGGACCGATGGACGGAACAAGCGCATCCGCGACACCCCATATCGCCCCGAGGTGGTCGGTGACCGTGGTGCGATAGTTCGGCCGATAGAGCGTCGACACCGACAGCAGCCGCAGCAGATTCTGGTCCGCGCCACGCAGACCGCGCCCGTGCAGTCGCGCATGCGCCAGCGCGACAACCTCTTCCGGCACGGCATAACAGTCGATCGGCGACCCGAGAAACGCCAGCGCGGCGTCCGGCCGGTGCTCGAGCAGATCCTCGACAAGGACGTCCTGCGCGGTGGCGAGCCGAACTCCCGCGGACCCCTGATCATTCGCGTACAGGCCGAACACCGGCCGGACCTCCGCACCGAGCTGCGCACGGATCCAATGCACCAGCGCCGGGAACTGCTGGGTGATATCGACGCCGGGATCGGCCGTGACCGGATAGCGCAGCACCCCGGCACCGGTCTCGGCGAGCCGCGAAAGTTCCTGCCAGCGTTCCGTCCCCGGCAGATCGATGCCGAGCACGTCCGCACCCCACCGCAACAGCGGGCGCAGCGGGCCGAGCTCGGCCGCCGCCCCGGTGACGATGACACGGAAACCAGTCAGTGCCAACCACTCCGGATGGTCGATCACCCGTTCCACAGCGGCGGCGAATCCCGGTTCCACGATGCCGCCGCGACGCCATTCGGTCAGCTGACGCTGCAACGACTCCTCCGCCAGCACCGTGTCGCGGTAGGGGACTTCCAGCCGCCCGAGTGGTTTCGCGGTGCCCTCGACCCGGACGGTATCGAGGGTGCCCGGTTCGGCAACCTTTTCGACGTCGACGCTGCGCAGCGGGGCGATGGTCGCTCCGGTCACCAGCCGCAGCAACTTGCGCGCGGAGCGCAGCCCTTCGGTCGCGATCCCGACCGACGCCGCAGGCGAGCTGGCGGCCAACGCGGTCAGCCCACGAAACACCGTGCGATAGGAGCAGCGCCAGTCCCGGCAGGTCTCCACCGTCTGGGCGAGATCCGCGTCATACCCGCGGACCGCGTCGGCGACCACGGCGGTGGCGAACATATCGCCGATCCGCTCGGGCGCACCGGAGGGGAAGACGAGATCCCACCTGCTCTGACCTTCGGTCCCCATGATCAGTCACCCTGCCATGATCG includes these proteins:
- a CDS encoding UDP-N-acetylmuramate dehydrogenase, whose amino-acid sequence is MSSDQLRELLADTGALVRESVRLAELTTLRVGGPATVAECVTTESLVATVRALDAAGIPMLLLAGGSNLLIGDEGFDGVVVLVRTEGVEIGADGVIAEAGANWDTVVEATVAAGLGGLECLSGIPGSAGATPVQNVGAYGVEVERLLRRARLLDRATGEIRWVEPGELGFGYRTSVLKHRDDAVVLAVDYALDPSGSSAPLRYGELANALGATNGESRPAAQVRAAVLGLRAGKGMVLDPGDHDTWSAGSFFTNPVVPEAGVGEVRAAITAHVGDVTIPTYPAPDGVKFSAGWLIERAGFAKGFPGQAAPARLSTKHTLALTNRGDATAADLVALARTVRDGVAERFGIRLEPEPVTVGVTL
- a CDS encoding DUF2505 domain-containing protein, yielding MATPLAYTARYSHPVAAVRAAIADEQYWKDRIAEVGGPNARLDSVAVNGDQVHVEMVQAIAAELLPAAITAVRPGDLIIPRAENWSGDTATFEARVDGAPAEVRGAISLVADGSGSVATVTGSIEVKIPLFGGKIEAAIAERLTELFASEEEFTNNWLAQR
- a CDS encoding VanZ family protein, which codes for MNGTWQTWGGVVVAALAAIPAASPVAWWLARRRGSWRTALCDVGMVVGTVPWLWMILTPAGSGRSVNLVPLRDLADQLTDDRVVEQLGGNLLVFAALGFLLPVRSAWFADPWRLLMVGAILSGGVEMLQFALGVGRHSSVDDVLVNAVGALLAGLLSRYWWQRSSAGRRANAPERTHTS
- a CDS encoding DUF2505 domain-containing protein, whose protein sequence is MARRLDYSARYPLHTTKELYAALSNRDYWEARVTEMRKYSENEVVSHEVSDSGIEIMLHHILPREMLPEMAQAVMRKDMVITRKESYGPFNEEEVVGKYSASIPAGPGSLGGAIRVFPTDTGCTARFSSEAKVFIPMVGPRLEQLMLVNLVDLFRAEAEETVRWLEEQNPTS
- a CDS encoding class I SAM-dependent methyltransferase, translated to MAGRAKPDQLTKPVGTITRGTTGVNRLRRSDRWLINDELVRARLQTTPDPLVVDLGYGASPWTTLELATRVRTVRADVRVIGLEIDPERVVPGRDGVGFARGGFELAGLRPVLVRAFNVLRQYPESAVPDAWATILSGVAPDGLLVDGTCDELGRRCAWALLDRSGPLSLTLAWDPFTVERPSDIAERLPKALIHRNVPGEPIHALLTAADRAWAHAAPHAPFGPRVRWRTAAESLRQEGFPVRTYRRRMRDCVLSVPWSAVAPNNDRT